The genomic region CTTTGAACTTGCTGATGATGAAGTACTGATCTCCCGCTCTGATCTCCAGGGGAATATCTCCTACGTGAACCAGACATTTATCGATGTTAGTGGTTACTCGCAGGCAGAGTTAATAGGTGAGCCCCATAGTGTTTTTCGTGATCCAGAAATTCCCTCTTTGGTATTCAAAAACATGTGGGACACCATCGGTAAAGGGAAAACCTGGCAAGGAGTGCTTAAAAATCGCTGTAAAAATGGCGATACCTACTGGGTGGACACCACGGTAGCACCGTTGCTGGATGGCGATCGCGTGGCCGGTTATACGGCGATCCGCCGTAAAGCGGGGCCAAAATCTATTGCTCGCGCTACCAGGGGCTATATCGCTATGCAGCAAGGGCGCGGTCGAGGTTTTAGGCTCCATAATGGTGCATTGCGTCGTGCTGGGCTGCGTGGTTGGGTGCAGCGGTTCAGCTTTAGCAGCATGCAGGCCAAGCTGATGGGTATGGTGGTTGCGGCTATCGCGCTACTGATAGTGGCAGGCGCTGCTGGTGTTTATGGATTAACCAGCTCGTCAGAGAGGTTACGCACGCTAAACCAAACAGGGCTTGAGGGTATCGCTATTTTGCAGCAGCTTGAGCAGCGCACGGGGCAGCTGCTGCAAGCGTTAGAGCCTGCCGTGCGTAACCCACGCCGTGCCGATTTAGCGCTGCTTGAAGAGCAAGTCACTAGCCTCAGCGCAGATATGGGTCAAACGTGGCAAGCGTTTTCACAGCAGCGCAGCCATGCCAGTAGTTTTCAGCAAGGGCTCGCCGCTCATATTGATACTTTTTTAGCGGGTACTGACGATGCTTACACCGCTATTCGTGATGGCAACGGTTTCGCCGCTTTTGAGGCCTTTAACAATATTGTTCAACCTACTTCTGAAAGTATTAGCGCGACTGTTAATGTATTAGTTGATCAGGAGCGATTGGCTGCCCAGAGCTTGATGGAGAGTGCCGAGCGTCAGCAAAAAAACTTGCTGTGGGGGCAGTTAGGCGTTCTTTTATTCGGCATTGTGGTGATGGTTTGGCTGAGTGTCGCTGTTCTGAAGTCACTGCTGAGGTCACTTAGTGAGGCCCGCCGAGTCACGTTCCAAATTGCAGCGGGCAATCTTGCCAACCGGGTGACCCTCAAGCGTGATGACGAGCTAGGTGAACTGCTGGCGTCACTGGAAACGATGCGGGCGAGTCTGTCGGGGTTAATTACCGAAGTGGGTAATAAGGTAGACGTTGTGACGCCCGCCTCGGAGCATATCAAACAGCAAAATGAGGAGCTGGCGTCTCGTACTGAGCAGCAAGCTTCTTCGTTGCAACAAACCGCTTCCAGCATGGATCAAATGACCGCGACGGTGCAGCAGAACACCGAAAATGCGCGTCAGGCCAATCAGCTCGCCATGCAAAACGCCACGACCAGTCGTGAAACAGGCGAACGTATGCAGGCACTGGTGGAGCGCATGGAACGCATTGCCGCGAGCGCCGATAAGATGAACGATATTATTACGGTGATTGACGGCATTGCCTTCCAAACCAATATTCTGGCATTGAATGCCTCCGTTGAAGCTGCCAGAGCAGGCGAGCAGGGTCGCGGCTTTGCCGTAGTGGCCAATGAGGTGCGTAACTTGGCAGGCCGCAGTGCTGATGCCGCGGGTGAAATCCGCCGTCTGATCGATACTTCTTCCCAGGAAATTGCCGGTGGCGCTGACGCTGTGAAGGAGGCCGAACAGGCCATTGAGCAGGTCGTCAAACAGGTGATGCGGGTCAGCGACATTATGGAAGAGATTAGCACCGCCTCAGATGAGCAAAGTAGTGGCATTGCGCAAATTAATACGGCGGTCTCTGAGATGGATCACGTCACTCAGCAGAATGCTGGCAAGTTGCAGTCAATCTCCAGTGCGGCGCAGCAGTTAACGAATGAAGCAAAGGACTTGGCCAATGTTATTGCTGCCTTCCGGCTAGAGGGGGCAGAAGAGGAGAGCAGTGAAACGGCGCGACTGCGCTTGCAGCGCCACGATGCTCAATCGCCTAGCCTACCGCTACAGCGTGATCAGCAAACGGGGTCCCAGCCACTGCCTAAACAACGGCCGTCAACGGCTGCCACGGAAGAGGAGTGGGAAACCTTCTAGCCGCTAGGCGGCCTTATGCGCTTTGGTTGTCCTCTATATCTAGTCTCGGCGGGGCGCTCATGCCACAATCTAAAAACCGCTGGATTCAACTACCTGCCGCCAAGTCTGCGGCAGGCCATGATAAAGATGTAGAGGACACCATGCCTGAGTATCGCTCCCGTACTACCACTGCTGGCCGTAATATGGCCGGTGCCCGTGCCCTTTGGCGTGCTACGGGTATGAAAGATGACGACTTCCATAAGCCCATTATTGCAGTGGCTAACTCGTTTACTCAGTTTGTACCGGGTCACGTTCACTTAAAGGATATGGGGCAGCTCGTTGCCCGTGAAATCGAAAAAGCAGGCGGTGTTGCTAAAGAGTTCAATACGATTGCGGTAGATGACGGCATCGCGATGGGCCACGACGGCATGCTTTACTCGCTGCCTAGCCGCGACATCATTGCAGATAGCGTCGAGTATATGTGCAACGCCCACTGTGCCGATGCATTGGTGTGCATTTCTAACTGCGACAAAATTACTCCCGGAATGCTGATGGCGGCTATGCGTCTCAATATTCCGGTGATTTTTGTTTCCGGTGGCCCCATGGAAGCGGGTAAAACGAAGCTGCTCGATCATGGCCTCGATCTTGTCGATGCCATGGTGATGGCCGCCGACGATAGCGTCGATGATGAAACCCTGGCCGAAGTCGAGCGCAGTGCGTGCCCCACCTGTGGCAGCTGTTCGGGTATGTTTACCGCCAACTCCATGAACTGCTTAATGGAAGCGCTGGGACTGGCGCTGCCGGGTAACGGCACCGTGCTGGCCACCCACTCAGACCGTCGTCGACTGTTTGAAAATGCCGGCCACCGCATTGTCGAACTCGCTAAACGTTTCTACGAAGGTGAAGAGGCTCACCTGTTGCCCCGTGCGATTGGTAATAAGGCGGCGTTTAAAAACGCCATGACGCTCGACATTGCTATGGGTGGCTCGACCAATACGATTTTGCACCTGCTAGCGGCGGCGCAAGAGGCGGAAGTCGACTTCTCCATGTCGGATATTGACCGCCTTTCCCGTGAAGTGCCGCAGCTATGTAAAGTGGCCCCCAATACCCAGAAGTACCATATTGAAGATGTGCACCGCGCAGGCGGCATCATGGCGATTTTGGGTGAACTCGACCGAGCAGGCGTGCTGGATACCTCGGTTCCCACCGTCTACGGCGACAGCTTGAAAGCGGCGCTGGAGGAGTGGGATATCATGCGTTCGCCAAGCGCAGAGGTGGTGGAGTTCTTTAAAGCAGGCCCCGGTGGCGTGCCCACTCAAACGGCGTTTTCGCAAAGCACTCGCTGGCCAAGTCTCGATGGCGACCGCGCGACTGGCTGTATCCGTGATTTGGAGCATGCGTTCTCCCGCGAAGGCGGCTTGGCCGTGCTGTATGGCAATATCGCGCTTGATGGTTGCGTCGTGAAAACCGCAGGCGTTGATGACTCCATTCTAGTGTTTGAGGGCAAAGCCCACGTGGTGGAGTCTCAAGACCAAGCCGTTGCCAACGTATTAGATGGCAAGGTGAAAGAGGGTGATGTGGTCGTCATTCGCTACGAAGGCCCCAAAGGTGGCCCCGGCATGCAGGAGATGCTGTACCCGACCTCCTACTTGAAATCGAAAGGCTTGGGTAAGGCTTGTGCGCTGCTCACCGATGGCCGTTTCTCCGGCGGTACATCAGGTCTCTCGATTGGCCACGTCTCTCCAGAAGCGGCGGCAGGTGGCGCGATTGGTTTGGTCGAGCAAGGCGATACCATCTTGATTGATATTCCTAACCGCACCATCAACGTACAGCTCAGTGATGCAGAGCTGGCCAAGCGCCGGGAAGCCATGGACGCTAAGGGCAAAGACGCCTGGAAGCCGGTTGAACAGCGCCCGCGCAAGGTGACTCCCGCGCTAAAAGCCTATGCGCTGCTCGCCACTTCCGCTGATAAAGGCGCGGTGCGCGACCTCTCCAAGCTGGATTAATTGCGTCATAACAGCCCGTCTCGTACGGGCTGTTTTTTTGCCAACCGTGAACCGTCAAATCGACTAAGGATTGTAATGAAGGCGATCATCAACGTTGGCCTTGTTGGCTATGGCTTCGCAAGCAAGACCTTCCATGCCCCGCTGATTCAAGCGACGGAAGGGTTGGATCTAGTGGCGGTTTCCTCAAGCGATGCGGCCAAGGTGAAGGCGGGTCTGCCCAATGTGGAAATAGAAAGCCAAGCGCTGGCGCTATGTAGGCATCCAGACCTTGATCTCATTGTGATTCCCACCCCGAACGATACCCACTTCCCCTTAGCCAAAGCGGCACTCTTAGCGGGTAAGCATGTCGTGGTCGATAAGCCATTCACCGTGACGTTCTCAGAGGCAAAACAGTTAAAAGCCCTAGCGGTGGATAAAGAGCGGCTGATATCGGTCTTTCACAACCGCCGCTGGGATAGCGACTTTCTGACCATTCAGGCGCTCTTAAAGGAAGGCACGCTGGGGCGCATGACGGGGTTTGAGTCGCGCTTTGATCGCTTTCGCCCTGAAGTGCGTGACCGCTGGCGGGAAAAAGCCACGCCAGGTGGCGGTATTTGGTACGACCTAGGCCCGCACCTTTTGGATCAGGTTTGCGAGCTATTTGGGATGCCCAACGCCATTTTACTGGAGTTAGGCATGCGCCGTGACGGTGCCAAAGCGGATGATGACTTCCTCTGTTTGCTGGAGTACGACGGTTTTAGAGTGTGCTTAAGTGCCGGTACGCTGGTAGCCGAGCCGACGCCGCGTTTTCGCATCCACGGCACCAAAGGTAGTTACACCAAATATGGTCTTGACCCTCAAGAAGAGCGCTTAAAGGATGGCGAAATACCTTCCCCGCACTGGGGGGTGGATACTCCTGGTACGTTGGCACTTAACGAAGATGAAAACGAGTCCGCGTCTATTCAGCATCGCGAGCACCCAACGCTGCCGGGGAACTACCTTGCTTACTATCAAGGGGTTGCGGCCGCCTTACGTGATAGCGCTCCGCTGCCGGTCAATATCGACGATGCACTGCGTAGTATGATGCTGCTGGAAGCGGGTCTAGACAGCCATCGGCAGCGGCGTTGGATAGCGCTTAAACCTCATTTGTAGCGAGAGGCGCTGTTTACTGGCCGGTTTGGGCCTTTTATGTGGATACAGCACGACTGTCCCTGAGTTTCGTAGCCTGGGCTGGGTGAAAGAGAGAGTTGAAGAACTTTTAGCCACCATTGAGCAACGCTAGCCCATGCGTTTTCGTTTATTAATCGTTTATTAGGATATTTAGATGCACCAGAATTGCGCAATTTTTTTTAGACTTTAGTCCTGTTTTGCTCTATTTTTTTCCTATACCGAACCGGCATAGGGTATGCAGGATTAAGCTCGCGCAGTTAAATATGTGAAAGCTCTGGCCAGCCAATAACGTATTTTACAAACTGCAAATGGTGTCTTTTTATGCCCTATGTCCACGATACACTGACGCGTTTAGCAAAAAGTAGCCCTGCACAGTCAGAGTTTTATCAGGCCACAGAAGAAGTGCTGGAGTGCCTTCGTCCGCTGTTCGAGCGTGCGCCTCATTACCATCAGCACAGCATCATCGAGCGCATTGTTGAGCCCGAGCGCCAAATTATGTTCCGTGTAAGCTGGGTGGATGACGCCGGGCGTGTACAAGTAAATAAAGGTTACCGTGTTCAGTTTAATTCCGCGCTAGGGCCATATAAGGGCGGTCTGCGTTTCCATCCTAGCGTCACCTCAGGAACCATTAAGTTTTTAGGGTTTGAGCAGATTTTCAAAAATGCACTTACCGGTTTGCCGATTGGCGGCGGTAAAGGTGGCTCGGATTTTGACCCCAAGGGTAAGTCTGACAACGAAATCATGCGCTTTTGTCAGTCGTTTATGACAGAGCTTCATCGCCATATTGGGCCGCATTCCGATGTGCCAGCCGGCGATATTGGTGTAGGTGCAAGAGAGATTGGCTACCTGTTTGGCCAGTACAAGCGCTTAACCGGCCGCTACGAGGGAGTGCTGACCGGCAAAGGACTTAACTGGGGCGGCTCATTGGGTCGCAAAGAGGCGACCGGCTACGGTGCGGTTTACTTTGCTCAGAATATGCTGGCCGCTCGGGGTGAAGAGCTGCGCGGTAAAACCTGTTTGGTGTCAGGTGCGGGCAATGTGGCTATCTATACGATTGAGAAGCTGTGTGAGCTGGGGGCGAAGCCCGTAACGTGCAGTGATTCCACGGGGACGATTCATGACCCTAACGGCATCGATTTAGGCTTACTCAAGCACTTAAAAGAAGTGCAGCGCGTTTCCCTGGAAAACTACCTCCACGACCACCCGGACGCACACTTTATTTCGGTACGCGATTATCCTCAGGATGGGCATGCGGTATGGCGTATTGAGGGCGATGCAGCTTTCCCATGTGCAACTCAAAATGAGCTGACCGAAGCTGATGCCAATGTCTTGCTGGCTAACGGTGTTAACTGTGTTAGCGAAGGCGCGAATATGCCTTCCACCAAAGAGGCCGTTGACCGTTTCTTAGAAGCTAAGATTGCCTACGGCCCAGGGAAAGCCGCCAATGCGGGTGGTGTGGCGACCAGCCAGTTGGAAATGGCGCAAAACAGCAGTATGGAGCAGTGGCCGCTTGAGAAAGTTGATGACAAGCTGAAGCAAATTATGGCGGATATTCATCGCCAATGTGCTGAAACAGCCGAAGAGTTTGGCGAGCCCAGCAACCTGGTATTAGGTGCTAACATTGCAGGTTTCCGTAAGGTGGCAGACGCTATGATTGAGCAAGGTGTGACCTGATCGCTTTTGCATACTAATCTGTATATAGTGGTAATACATAGTCCTTCCCTTCTAGGGGAGGGCTTTTTTTGTGGTTAATTTTTTACTGCTTTCCAAGGAGAGTGAGAATGGGGCAGCGTCCTCCAATTATCATAAATCGTATTGATGCCGAACGCCTTCAGCGTCTGATCGATAACGCCGCTGAAAAAGATTTAATGGTGGCGGAGCTACTCGAAGAGGAGTTGCTGCGTGGTGAAGTGCTCGACCCCCAGGATATCCCTGAAGACGTAGTGAGTATGAATAGCCAGATACGCTTTACCGATCTGACCCGTGAGCGTCAGATGATTCGAACGCTGGTTTACCCGCACTCGCTAGAGAGCGTGCCCGACGGGATTTCGGTGATGGCGCCTATTGGTGCGGCGTTAATCGGCCTAAAAATAGGCGATGTGATTGAGTGGCCGCTGCCCAATAATACGGAAGTGCGTCTGCGTGTTGATGCGATTTTCTGGCAGCCTGAAAGGGAGAAGCAGTTTCATCGATAATAATCCGCTGATAGCCTCTCAATATTTCACGTTTAAAAATGGGTTGCATCCGGGGCGTGAGTTACCTTTTGTAGCAGTTAGCTCGCGCCTTCATTGCGCTAATATCATTTCTTGATAAACTAATTTGAATTTATTCAACGCGCATTTACTCACTATTTTTGATACGTTTTGTCGTCAAGTGGTGGTGAGCAATCTCATACGCGACGTTATATTGATCTGCTAAATGCTAGGAAACATAGATAGGGAAAAATAATGGTAAAAGGAATGCTTGGTGCGTTTAGCCCGCTTAGTTAACAAACTTGCGGTATTGCGTTCGTTAAAAGGCCGGCTATTGCTGGGACTCTCTTGCGCGCTGTTGTTGCTGGCGGCTTTGGTATTGGGCATGGCATGGCAGGTGGGTAAAACGATGCTGCATGAAGCGAACATGGCGCATTTGCGCTACGAGACACAGCTTCTTGCCGATGAAATGACCCAGCAGATTGAACAGCGTTTCCAAGCACTGGAGCGTTTAAATCAGTCGCTCGATATACATGAAGACCCAGACGCTTTGGAGGCTACGCTCAGCCAAAACGATGCATTACTCGCATGGTTTGAGGGCGTTGTCATTGCGGATAATCAAGGACGTATTATTGCAGATTGGCCCCGCGTAGAGGGTAGGCAGGGACTGGAAACGTCGGCACTTGAGTATTTTAAAATGTTGCGAGGGACGCGCCAGCCCTACGTCAGCGAACCGTTTGTTGGGCGAGCGAGCAAGATGCCCTTAGTGGTTGTCGGCGTGCCTCGAAAAACCGCCGATGGGGAGTTTGATGGCTTTATTGGTGGGGTAGTGAGCCTAGATGCAGGCGGATTATTTGGCCGTTTAGCTAAGGTGCGACTAGGTGAGGATGGGTTTGCTAGCGTGGCAACCTCCACGGGAATTATTCTGCATCACCCCAATCGAGCGTTAATTAATTCACCGATTCCGAATTTGTCTGGCAATCCTTTGCTTGAGCTAGCGCTTGACGGCTGGCAAGGGCATGGGGTGGGAAATTTAATTGATGGGCGGCTTAGCCTGCAATCCTATGCCCAGATTTGGCCTGCTAGTTGGGTGGTGGGGTTCTTTTTACCCATTGAGCAAGCACATCAACCTCTGGTTGATTTCATCAAGAAGCTATGGTGGATATGGGCTGCCCTGGCGTTATTAATGATGCCATTTTTATGGTGGCTATTGGCGCGTATTCTGACCCCTTTGAAACAATTAGAACGACAGATTGGTGAAGTAGGGCGGGGGCGTCGTGACCATGTGCGGCTGGCAACGACAATGCAAGAGCTTCAGCAGGTAGCGACCACCTTTAATCGGGTAGAGGATGAGCGCCAGCAGCTTGTCGGTAATCTACAAGAGCGAGAGGCTTTTTTAGATTCAGTTCTGAGTGCTTCCCCTCAAGGCATGTTCGTTGCTAACTTTGGCGGCGTGATTACCTATATGAATCCGGCGCTGCTGGAAATTTTGGGTATCTCTCCTAATACCCCCATGCAAGTATGGATGCAGCAAATCCATCCTGATGACCTGGATGGTGCTGGAGATATGTGGCGCCATAGCCTGAAATCAGGCAGCGACTTTGTTCGACAGCTGCGGTTTATTCGTAACGATAACGAAACGCTTTGGTTAGATATCCATGCCCGCGTGGTCATGCTTTCCCAAGGAGGTCATTCATTGGGTTTAGTCGGCGTGGTTAAAGATATTACCGAGCGCCGTGAGCAAGAGGCGTTGCAGCGCTGGGAGGCAGAGCATGATCCGCTAACTGGCCTGCTCAATCGCCGCGGTTTCGAGCGACGCCTTGAAGAGGCATTTGCGGATTTTCAGAAAACCAGCACGCCCTCGGCACTGCTCATGTTTGATCTTGACCACTTTAAGCCTATCAATGATGAAGGCGGACATGCGCTAGGCGATGAAATGCTGCGTCGGATTGCCCAGGTGGTGGCGTGGGAAGTACGTCGTAGCGACCATGTAGCACGGCAGGGGGGAGATGAGTTTGCTGTTTTACTGCCGAGTTGCACGATTGGGCAAGCAGAGCGGATCGCTGAAGCGTTGCGTCAATCTGTGAGTGAAATAACAGTGAATCAGGAGGGACGAGAGTACACAGTAACCCTGAGTATTGGTGTCACGCGTTTTGATGAAAGCGATGACAGCGTTGACGATGCGCTGGCCCGTGCAGACGCCGCAAGTTATGAAGCCAAAGGGCTTGGCCGCGACAGTGTGGTTTTGCGAGTGCCAACGGAGCAGGACCTAGGCGCGCTGTTTGATAAACACTAGCATGTCGACAAATCGTTGCTAACGATAGAATATAAGTGACTACTTATTAGACTGAGAGTGCCCTTGTGGAGCTACTTGCGCTATTTTCCCGCACACTGGACGTTACGCTGCCGGTATTTGCGATGGTCTTTGTGGGTATTGGCTTAAAGCGTTTGCGATGGATCGATAGTGCCTTTGTGGCGACCGCGTCAACATTAGTCTTTAAAGCGACACTTCCTACCCTTATCTTCCTAAGTCTCGTTAAAGCCGATTTGAGCGTCGCGCTCGATGTGTCGCTGCTGCTCTTTTTTGCAATTGCTACGCTGGCGCAGTTCGCATTTAGCTGGGGGTGGGCGCATTACCGAGTCCCTAAAGCGGAAAGGGGAATTTATGTGCAGGGTGCCTTCCGCGGCAACTGTGGTGTTGTGGGCTTAGCGCTAGCGGCAGGCATGTACGGTAACTATGGGCTTTCAGCGGGCAGCTTACTGCTTGGGGTTGTCATTATTATGTACAACGCATTATCTGTGATTGCCTTGGCGGCGTACCAGCCCGGACAAGCAACCGATTGGCGCAGCATGCTCAAACATATGGTGACTAATCCACTTATCCTTTCCGTATTTGCAGCGCTGCCATTTACGGCGTTCTCACTTCCATTGCCCAGTTGGGTAATCACTTCTGGCGATTACTTTGCCTCATTAACGTTACCCCTGGCATTGATCTGTATTGGCGCAACGCTCTCGGTGGCCGGCATTCGCGTAGGAAGCCAAGTGGCGCTCAGTGCAAGCAGCATGAAGATGATCGTACTGCCTTTTGCCTCTACGTGGGCGGCATGGATGGTGGGGTTCTCTGGGGAGCAGTTGGGTTTGCTGTTCCTATTTTTCGCTAGCCCCACGGCCGCTGCCAGCTTTGTGATGGTCAAAGCGATCAACGGCAATGTGGTGTTAGCGGCGAATATAATCGCCATTACCACACTGATGGCGAGCATGACGGTAACGTTGGGTATATTTGCGCTTCGCCTGTTAGGGTGGATTTAGCCGCTATGGTTGGCCGAGGTAACGCAACACGCTATACTACGTGCCCGTTAAGTCCCTGTAGCTCAGTAGGATAGAGCAGCCGCCTCCTAAGCGGCAGGTCGCAGGTTCGACTCCTGCCAGGGACGCCATATAGCATCAAGTTCTCACTAATATCTCGTTTACCTTTCCGTTAATTCCCCAATGTCTTCCTGCTGGATTCTTTAAACCGGTAAACGTTGATCAGGGATTCACTAGGAATCCCTGTCGTTCATAAAAAGCCTCTCAGTAGGTGATCCTAACTACCCATTCCTAAGCTGCCTCAAGCGGACGCGAGGGCCCAAAGTGTTCAAAGTGACGGCGGTCGGCGCTGACACCCAGATCAGCCAGAGCGACATTAATGGCTGTCATAAAACCTTGGGGGCCGACAAAATAGCAGCGAGCCATCGGGCTAGGCAGGTAGTCGGCTAATAAAGCGCGGTTGATACGCCCGGTATGGTCAGCGCGGTTCCCTCTTTCATGAATGCTGACAGCTTGAAAATAGCGAGGGTAGGCAGCCTTTAGTTCTTCAAGCTCGTTATTAAAAGCGTGATGATCGGCATCTAAAGCGGCGTGTAAATAGACGACCTGGCGCCCAAGCGCTAGCGCATGCCGCGCCATGGGGAGAAGTGGCGTTTGGCCAACACCTCCGCTGGCAAGTAGCAATGGTTCGTCACCTTCTATCAGCGTCAGGTCGCCTGCTGGGGGAAGCAGTTCGATGCTATCACCGGGTTGCAGGGCGTCATGGAAATGGCGGCTGACTTGCCCTTCCGCTTCGCGTTTGATTGAGATGCGATAGCGTCGGCCATTGGGGGTATCCGATAAGCTGTAATGCCGATAGATGGGTTCGCCATTAATGGTGAGGCGTACGCCGATATATTGGCCAGGCTCATGGTCAGCCACAGGACCGCCATCTTCGGGTTCGAGAATAAACGAGCGTATTAAGACACTCTCCTGCTGGGTGCTGGCAATTTTGAAGCGGCGAGTGCCCCGCCAACCGCCTGGACGCTGCTCAAACTCACGGTATCGCTGGTCTTCAAGGTCGATGAGTAGGGCGGCAAGCTCGTTATATAGCGCTCCCCAAGCATCGGCGATTTCCGGCGTTACGGCATCACCAAGAACATCGCCAATCGCTGCGAGTAGGCATTCCCCGACGATGGGGTACTGCTCAGGAAGAATCCCTAAAGAGACATGCTTGCTGACCACAACCGCCAGTGTAGCGCGTGCCTTTGCAGGATTACTGCGTAGTTTTACATAGGCTAATACGGCGCTCGCTAAAGCACGAGGTTGCCCACCACTTTGCTGATGCGCCTCGTTAAAGAGGGGTCTTACCTCGGGATAGCGGGTAAACATCAGCGGGTAAAAATGCTGGGTAATGGCGTCTAGATGTTCAGCAACGACGGGCGCCGTAGCGTTGATCAGTGTTTCCTGTTCATGTGTTAGCACGAAAAACTCCGCTGGCATTAAAGATGGATATATAATGCATCTTAATGCCGAAAGGGTGCAAATACCAAACTTTCAGCGAGTTTTATTAACAGGGACGTTGAATTGGCGACTGCCCTTAGCGGGCGACTTGACTACTGAAAGTTATAAGATGTATTTTTGATACTTGTCATAGTTTTTAAGGGTTGCGAGGCGCACAATCGTCTTTCTAAGCAAAAAAGTCGGAATA from Halomonas sp. 7T harbors:
- a CDS encoding AEC family transporter gives rise to the protein MELLALFSRTLDVTLPVFAMVFVGIGLKRLRWIDSAFVATASTLVFKATLPTLIFLSLVKADLSVALDVSLLLFFAIATLAQFAFSWGWAHYRVPKAERGIYVQGAFRGNCGVVGLALAAGMYGNYGLSAGSLLLGVVIIMYNALSVIALAAYQPGQATDWRSMLKHMVTNPLILSVFAALPFTAFSLPLPSWVITSGDYFASLTLPLALICIGATLSVAGIRVGSQVALSASSMKMIVLPFASTWAAWMVGFSGEQLGLLFLFFASPTAAASFVMVKAINGNVVLAANIIAITTLMASMTVTLGIFALRLLGWI
- the hmpA gene encoding NO-inducible flavohemoprotein, producing the protein MLTHEQETLINATAPVVAEHLDAITQHFYPLMFTRYPEVRPLFNEAHQQSGGQPRALASAVLAYVKLRSNPAKARATLAVVVSKHVSLGILPEQYPIVGECLLAAIGDVLGDAVTPEIADAWGALYNELAALLIDLEDQRYREFEQRPGGWRGTRRFKIASTQQESVLIRSFILEPEDGGPVADHEPGQYIGVRLTINGEPIYRHYSLSDTPNGRRYRISIKREAEGQVSRHFHDALQPGDSIELLPPAGDLTLIEGDEPLLLASGGVGQTPLLPMARHALALGRQVVYLHAALDADHHAFNNELEELKAAYPRYFQAVSIHERGNRADHTGRINRALLADYLPSPMARCYFVGPQGFMTAINVALADLGVSADRRHFEHFGPSRPLEAA